The following coding sequences are from one Calditrichota bacterium window:
- a CDS encoding S9 family peptidase gives MKFKKFFPFLLLSSFVLVFFSFPSFSIDLKYQLPPKELVQIVDAPPTPSVNLSPNDEWMLILSRPNLPSIEEIAQPELRIAGIRINPRTNGPSHPRYYTNITLKNLKTMAETKIELPENSRITNIDWAPDNEKFTFTLTKKDKIELWLVEISSKRARKISEDFAVNDAYADAYFWLPNAKQLVCLTVPKKRLELSQKSEVPEGPVVQENIGKKAPARTYQDLLKNPYDEKLFEYFLTSQLMLFDLKGNAKPLGQPTIFSDVNPAPNGKYLLVSSVHRPYSYIVPVYRFPQKIEVWDLSAKPVFQVADIPLIEEIAIGFDAVRTGPRSVDWRSDAPATLCWIEAQDGGNPRAKVKIRDKVYSLAAPFHKTPTEIAALSLRFNGIFWENGKLALVNERWWRTRWSKTWIIQPDNPRAKPRLLFDRSYEDRYTDPGRPLFERNKMGHAVLKKKKNFIFFVGRGSSPQGDRPFLDALNLKTLKSVRLWRSKAPFYESPVTITDFKHHRMISRRESKTSPPNYFLHNWKNDQSVQLTNFPHPTPQLKNIQKEILTYTRSDGVQLTATLYLPEGYSPEQGRLPVFMWAYPREFKSKKAAGQMRGSPYRFIRVGWSSPAIWVTQGYAVLDGPTMPIIGEGDKEPNDTYVEQLVASAKAAVDELVKRGIADPKRIAIGGHSYGAFMTANLLAHSDLFAAGIARSGAYNRTLTPFGFQAEERTFWQAPEIYFKMSPFMHADKINEPILLIHGEADNNSGTFPLQSKRFYHALKGLGGTVRLVMLPHESHGYRARESVLHVLWEMNRWLDMYVKNR, from the coding sequence ATGAAATTCAAGAAGTTCTTCCCTTTTTTGCTGCTCTCTTCATTTGTATTAGTTTTCTTCTCTTTTCCCTCTTTTTCAATCGATCTTAAATATCAACTTCCGCCAAAAGAACTGGTGCAAATCGTTGACGCGCCTCCGACCCCATCGGTTAATCTGAGTCCGAACGATGAGTGGATGCTCATTCTCTCGCGGCCTAATCTGCCTTCTATCGAAGAAATTGCCCAGCCGGAACTGCGCATTGCCGGCATTCGAATTAATCCTCGTACCAACGGACCGAGTCATCCGCGGTACTACACCAACATCACCTTAAAAAATCTAAAAACGATGGCAGAAACGAAAATTGAATTGCCGGAAAATAGCCGCATCACAAACATCGACTGGGCGCCGGACAACGAGAAGTTTACCTTTACTTTGACAAAAAAAGACAAAATAGAACTTTGGCTGGTAGAAATATCGTCAAAAAGAGCCAGAAAAATAAGCGAAGACTTTGCTGTCAATGACGCTTATGCCGATGCTTATTTCTGGCTCCCGAACGCAAAGCAATTAGTTTGCCTGACCGTTCCTAAAAAAAGGCTTGAATTGTCTCAAAAATCTGAAGTTCCCGAAGGGCCTGTCGTTCAGGAGAACATTGGCAAAAAAGCACCGGCGCGGACGTATCAGGATTTATTAAAAAATCCTTACGATGAAAAATTATTTGAGTACTTCCTGACTTCTCAACTGATGCTTTTTGATCTGAAAGGCAATGCCAAGCCTCTGGGACAACCGACAATTTTTTCGGACGTGAATCCGGCTCCGAATGGCAAGTATCTCTTGGTTTCTTCTGTCCACAGACCTTATTCTTACATTGTACCGGTGTATCGCTTTCCGCAAAAAATTGAAGTCTGGGATTTGTCTGCAAAACCGGTATTTCAGGTAGCTGATATTCCTTTGATTGAAGAAATAGCCATCGGATTTGATGCCGTGCGCACAGGTCCGAGATCAGTGGACTGGCGTTCAGATGCGCCGGCAACGCTCTGCTGGATTGAAGCTCAGGATGGCGGCAATCCCCGCGCGAAAGTGAAAATCCGAGACAAAGTTTACTCGCTTGCTGCGCCATTTCACAAAACGCCCACGGAAATCGCCGCATTGTCTCTGCGCTTCAACGGCATTTTCTGGGAGAACGGAAAATTAGCGCTCGTGAACGAACGCTGGTGGCGAACGCGATGGTCTAAAACATGGATCATCCAACCGGACAATCCGCGAGCAAAACCACGCCTTTTATTTGATCGCTCTTACGAAGACCGTTACACCGATCCGGGCAGGCCTTTGTTTGAAAGAAATAAAATGGGACACGCTGTCCTGAAAAAAAAGAAGAATTTCATCTTTTTTGTGGGACGCGGTTCTTCACCCCAGGGAGACAGACCTTTTTTGGATGCGCTCAATTTGAAGACGCTGAAATCTGTGAGACTGTGGCGGTCAAAAGCACCCTTCTACGAAAGCCCGGTAACGATCACCGATTTCAAACACCACCGCATGATTTCCCGTCGCGAATCAAAAACATCGCCGCCAAACTACTTTTTGCATAATTGGAAAAATGACCAATCGGTGCAATTGACAAATTTCCCTCATCCAACGCCGCAGTTGAAAAATATTCAAAAAGAAATTTTGACCTACACCCGCAGTGATGGCGTTCAATTAACGGCCACGCTTTACTTGCCGGAAGGTTACTCGCCGGAACAAGGTCGTTTGCCGGTTTTCATGTGGGCTTACCCGCGGGAATTCAAGAGCAAAAAAGCCGCGGGACAGATGCGCGGTTCACCCTATCGGTTCATTCGCGTGGGCTGGAGTTCTCCGGCAATCTGGGTGACCCAGGGCTATGCTGTTTTAGACGGACCAACAATGCCCATCATCGGCGAAGGCGACAAAGAGCCAAACGACACTTATGTCGAACAATTAGTTGCCAGCGCCAAAGCTGCTGTGGATGAATTGGTAAAAAGAGGCATCGCCGATCCGAAACGCATTGCTATCGGCGGGCACTCTTACGGCGCTTTCATGACAGCAAACCTGCTCGCTCATTCCGATCTTTTTGCCGCCGGAATTGCACGCAGCGGTGCTTACAACCGAACACTCACACCTTTTGGCTTTCAAGCAGAAGAACGCACTTTCTGGCAGGCGCCGGAGATTTATTTCAAAATGTCGCCTTTTATGCACGCTGACAAAATAAACGAACCAATTCTGCTCATCCACGGGGAAGCGGACAACAACAGCGGTACCTTTCCGTTACAAAGTAAACGTTTCTACCACGCGCTCAAAGGTCTCGGCGGAACTGTACGATTAGTGATGCTGCCACATGAAAGCCACGGCTATCGCGCCCGGGAATCGGTACTGCATGTGCTCTGGGAAATGAATCGGTGGCTGGATATGTATGTTAAGAATAGATAA